In Chitinophaga nivalis, a single genomic region encodes these proteins:
- a CDS encoding SusC/RagA family TonB-linked outer membrane protein, producing MKFTALLMMICLQLTVNGFSQVTISKKRTTLLQVFREIRKQTGYVFVYNNDMLPADKFFDIDVVNKPVTTVLRECLAGSGLTYGIQDNHTIVIKRTSRQATTEEDTPPVLLRGRITDKNGQPLYGASVVVKGTSIGVATMPDGSFSLHIPDDKKSVVVTFVGFKPLELKVGKEPFQVIQLERAAVEIKHVEVSTGMFNRNKLTFSGAIATFTGKELRQIGNLNALESLKTLDPSFIIAPNNVMGSNPNQLPNIEVRGKTSLSSSTVRDQFSNDPNQPLFILNGMEATLRQIVDLDINRVASITLLKDAASTALYGSRAANGVVVVETIQPKPGELRVSYTADLRWEIPDLRDYNMMDAAENLEFQRLAGLYKVDNQTSPIANDNLYNERLAAVRSGVNSYWLNVPLRNSFTSGHSVRASGGSAEFQYGIGLNYRNLSGVMIGSDRSTWGGTVDLTYRKKKLNISNQLYVNGSNANESPYGSFKDFVNINPYYQKKRADGSVNTDRYLETYLINRNSFMPDTIKVGNPLYNANLHAKNNLNLLEIQNNLSFIYDLTPVWRISGGLQVNKGVTKGINFIPAANTQFDTVSLFRKGKYTDTRVDNMSYQANLMVTYRKVFHEVHSLTGNVRSEIQEQSQTVSAYTATGFPEGVNPNPAFAYGFLQDSKPEYHKTTIRKVNALGSINYAYDNRYFVDVNFRIDGSTSFGTENKYTPFWAIGAGWNLSSEKMLAAVTWLNMLRIRGNIGTTGNQALGSYASTSVYGYENNLSIFGQGLYMTQLGNPLLEWQKTQTISVGLDAALWNNRLTATINAYEKLSKPLIANGSLPASSGVSTYTLNVGNLRTRGVEAIVRYSPIYRPDKNLLWTIGYTGSLYKSRYEGFSNILKNLNDAAQKSNSLQRYLDGYSPDEIWAVASLGIDPATGKEVFRKKNGEKTLVYDPTDIIPIGNGRPAIEGVISSNLNIKGWLLGINLRYSVGAYIFNTALYNKVENISYAGLKNNQDKRALELRWKQPGDEAQFKGISIAETTPLSSRFIQQENFLTGESINVGYEFRSYNYRWLKQLRLQSIRVNGYMNNIFRLSNIRSERGIDYPFSNAVSFSVNVFF from the coding sequence TTCTTTGACATAGATGTTGTCAACAAACCGGTAACAACGGTATTGCGGGAATGCCTGGCTGGCTCCGGACTTACTTATGGTATCCAGGATAACCATACCATTGTAATAAAGCGTACCAGCCGGCAGGCGACAACAGAGGAGGATACACCTCCCGTATTGCTGAGAGGCCGGATAACGGACAAAAATGGTCAGCCGCTATATGGCGCCAGCGTTGTGGTAAAAGGTACCAGTATTGGCGTAGCTACCATGCCGGACGGGAGTTTCAGTCTCCATATACCGGATGACAAAAAAAGTGTCGTAGTGACATTTGTTGGCTTTAAGCCGCTGGAACTGAAAGTAGGGAAGGAACCTTTTCAGGTGATACAACTGGAAAGAGCTGCTGTTGAAATAAAACATGTAGAAGTCAGTACAGGGATGTTTAACCGGAATAAGCTCACCTTTTCCGGCGCCATTGCTACTTTCACCGGAAAAGAGTTACGGCAGATCGGCAACCTGAATGCTTTGGAGAGTTTAAAAACACTCGACCCCTCTTTTATTATTGCCCCCAATAATGTAATGGGTTCCAATCCCAATCAGCTACCCAATATTGAAGTGCGGGGTAAAACGAGTTTATCTTCCAGTACCGTAAGAGACCAGTTTTCAAACGATCCTAACCAACCATTATTTATTCTGAATGGCATGGAGGCTACCCTGCGTCAGATCGTTGACTTGGACATTAACCGGGTAGCTTCCATTACCCTGCTCAAAGATGCTGCCTCTACTGCGCTGTATGGTTCCAGGGCTGCCAATGGGGTAGTAGTTGTGGAAACCATACAACCCAAACCGGGAGAACTGCGGGTATCCTATACAGCAGACTTACGCTGGGAAATTCCTGATCTCCGGGATTACAACATGATGGATGCTGCAGAAAACCTGGAATTCCAGCGGCTGGCCGGCTTGTACAAAGTAGACAATCAAACCTCTCCTATTGCCAATGATAATCTCTACAACGAGCGGCTGGCAGCTGTACGCAGCGGCGTAAACAGTTACTGGCTGAATGTGCCGCTGCGCAATAGTTTTACAAGCGGCCACTCTGTACGTGCCAGCGGTGGCAGCGCCGAATTTCAATATGGTATCGGATTGAATTACCGCAACCTCAGTGGCGTAATGATTGGCTCCGACAGAAGTACATGGGGCGGAACAGTAGACCTCACCTATCGTAAGAAAAAACTGAATATCTCCAATCAGCTGTATGTAAACGGTTCCAATGCCAATGAATCTCCTTATGGTTCATTTAAGGATTTTGTAAACATCAATCCCTACTATCAGAAAAAAAGAGCAGATGGGAGTGTAAATACAGACCGGTATCTGGAAACATACCTGATCAACAGGAACTCTTTTATGCCTGATACCATTAAAGTAGGTAATCCGCTTTATAATGCCAATCTGCATGCAAAAAACAATCTTAACCTCCTGGAGATACAGAACAACCTGAGTTTTATTTATGACCTGACTCCTGTCTGGCGCATATCCGGTGGGTTGCAGGTAAATAAAGGCGTTACCAAAGGCATCAACTTTATTCCTGCTGCAAACACCCAATTCGATACCGTAAGTCTGTTCAGGAAAGGAAAATACACCGATACCCGCGTAGACAATATGAGTTACCAGGCTAACCTCATGGTAACGTACAGAAAAGTTTTTCACGAAGTACATAGCCTCACTGGGAATGTGCGTTCAGAAATACAGGAGCAGAGCCAGACGGTATCGGCCTACACGGCTACGGGTTTTCCGGAAGGCGTGAATCCCAACCCTGCTTTTGCCTATGGTTTTCTGCAGGATTCCAAACCGGAATACCACAAAACAACCATCAGAAAAGTGAATGCGTTGGGTAGCATCAACTATGCTTATGATAACCGTTATTTTGTAGATGTCAATTTCAGGATAGATGGTTCGACTTCCTTTGGTACGGAAAATAAATATACTCCTTTCTGGGCCATCGGCGCGGGCTGGAACCTCAGCAGCGAAAAAATGCTGGCAGCTGTCACCTGGTTAAATATGCTCCGGATCAGGGGAAACATAGGTACCACCGGTAATCAGGCATTAGGCAGCTATGCCTCTACTTCTGTGTACGGTTATGAAAACAACCTCAGTATTTTTGGTCAGGGGCTGTATATGACCCAGCTGGGTAATCCATTGCTGGAGTGGCAGAAAACGCAAACTATCAGTGTAGGGCTCGATGCCGCTTTATGGAATAACCGGCTGACTGCTACCATCAATGCCTATGAAAAGCTGTCGAAACCTTTGATTGCAAACGGATCGCTGCCTGCGTCTTCCGGTGTGTCTACCTACACGCTCAATGTAGGTAATCTGCGTACAAGAGGCGTAGAAGCGATCGTCCGCTATTCTCCCATTTACCGGCCGGATAAAAACCTCCTTTGGACGATCGGTTATACCGGGAGTTTGTATAAAAGCAGGTATGAAGGTTTTTCCAACATCCTTAAAAATCTGAATGACGCGGCGCAGAAGTCCAACTCACTCCAACGCTATCTGGATGGGTATAGCCCGGATGAAATATGGGCAGTGGCTTCACTGGGTATAGATCCGGCTACGGGCAAAGAAGTATTCCGGAAAAAGAATGGAGAAAAAACACTGGTATATGATCCCACTGACATCATACCGATCGGCAATGGCAGACCGGCGATAGAAGGGGTCATCAGTTCTAATCTGAATATTAAAGGATGGTTGCTGGGCATTAATCTTCGCTATAGTGTCGGCGCTTATATTTTCAATACAGCCCTGTATAATAAAGTAGAGAATATCAGCTATGCAGGCTTAAAGAACAACCAGGATAAACGGGCCTTGGAGCTGCGCTGGAAACAACCGGGAGATGAAGCACAGTTCAAAGGCATCAGTATTGCAGAAACCACGCCGCTCTCTTCCCGCTTTATTCAGCAGGAAAATTTCCTCACTGGTGAATCCATCAATGTAGGCTATGAATTCCGTTCCTACAATTACCGCTGGCTGAAACAACTGAGGCTGCAATCTATCCGTGTGAATGGGTATATGAACAATATTTTCCGGTTGTCTAATATCCGTTCGGAAAGAGGGATTGATTATCCGTTCAGTAATGCCGTGTCTTTCAGTGTAAATGTTTTCTTCTAA